The following nucleotide sequence is from Coffea eugenioides isolate CCC68of chromosome 3, Ceug_1.0, whole genome shotgun sequence.
GTCAATCGTTTCTTCTTTTACGGGTGTTTTTGGGATTTCACCGGTTAAGCCGGCTTCCATCATCCCCTTCTTACAGGGGTCTAAGTGGTTGCCCAGTAGCCAACCCAGTATTGGGAAGGCGGGGAGTTTGGTAGATAAAGGGGGAACTGCTGCTACGGCGGATAAGTCTAGTAATACCGGGAAGCAAGGGCCTGTTGTGGAGAAGAGTACTGTTGCTGCAGTGGCGGCTATTTCATCAGAGGCTATGTCCGAGGATTTAAAGCTTTCTAGAAGCAGTTGGTTGTCGAAGCTGTTAAATGTCTGTTCCGATAATGCTAAGGCTACTTTTACTGCTTTGGGCATTAGCATTCTGTTCAGATCATCTTTAGCTGAGCCAAGATCAATTCCCTCGACTTCTATGTACCCCACTCTTGATGTAGGTGACCGCATTCTTGCTGAGAAGGTATATTTTGGATGACTTTTGCTACTTATTTCCCTAATTCAGTTTTCAGgggatattttttttaatatgttgGGTTGCTTTATTTATGTCTGAATTGAAGTCCACTGGATTATTTACGTGATGACTTTTCTTGGCCTTAAGACCAATGACTAGTCCTGTAAGTGAGAGCATTTCTGATGTGCTGGTGATGGATAAGAGAATAGATGATTCAAGCTTTACTTTACAGGCCAGTGGAAGCAAGATCG
It contains:
- the LOC113765067 gene encoding thylakoidal processing peptidase 1, chloroplastic-like, with translation FTGVFGISPVKPASIIPFLQGSKWLPSSQPSIGKAGSLVDKGGTAATADKSSNTGKQGWLSKLLNVCSDNAKATFTALGISILFRSSLAEPRSIPSTSMYPTLDVGDRILAEKASGSKIDEKSAVAEGEMEDILGCKQPPPVSRKDSVGDLLLNLPRIASLPQFLFNISEDVDNQAR